The Lucilia cuprina isolate Lc7/37 chromosome 5, ASM2204524v1, whole genome shotgun sequence genome includes a window with the following:
- the LOC111687138 gene encoding uncharacterized protein LOC111687138 encodes MVKILQAYNFAKQNTFALNGEILAATLIDSNRIAISSAEQFIEIYDIVDRQRLAEDLDSVGTGINESTTINDSNNTTASATINDEKQPTKYTLATVGEVVNLIYCEAGKYLITLEKENVGSPVHTNSSSISCTSSSNNTTVYSEDDTKMFVRIYANFLKFPESKLADLPITIRIASMTTPKAQLVKSIDVIELPLRSPPDLIQCCQTSGNIIVSSKERIYLYEYTQCVHESTQPRFKYIDFLPFKFFVNLNFVPLKLNLAENVIACMNNRYCVAFRVVDVLASNVCTAGDGGVHNTMPYTYDMDENADIEVEDVISNSESSMASKTSVGPSSHSHNSFETDSLETTASGRPLNGFPGRTPIDFNVARMVNSACGREFEVDLKSQWEQNESDMGNGLASGKFNITCDTQEIIIMPTKANEIKIKLVNEAKAMNVQRISSNGKIISAYNEESMVQYDIRKLLQICMKTSEPGGGRVVDILRCMDLKAIYQRNDNDCDDVEDPEYDMGNQQIPGAISTSKHVNRRTLKSNKHQSCIGFALLVASSVDGYLYQFCAQGKWYNENEKPIAIYSFTAPVLQVHINDYVIYAVTTESVETHTSRIGHKLFNNRFEYPSIAELFPEESSPDVNAPIAVVGLCSFIHVQYVCVNRNNVVLISNGALNSANASNSGDSNSTALKRRSTGEGKRNIAARLIAEAKAKHNLLRNSYSNQQSVTNEWTLYNLEVPPVEQVVDDLESIAETYRSASSSNFYDLMEEAHVMLRMSTSLQFNKLNEERESQLRRKFMTNCRKLADFSIRSKKKEIHMQASGFYKMCNLQLSEIYENYINNFLYIDEESGQDLQKLPTPGDDTTIEPEQLHGLIYTVKLFLMSLGTDRLKASFLNQLVKPFFTPSRVVKQGFTQVSLSLEFLNLFIKYSPEDISPVMLGSPVVADSISGEIINYLKFLDNLNPDDNLLLAVTACRMSNYILSQEVISRTNRHDLAVALIKYKNVLFDDTTVLFQKQKRNKTDDYPNSLSKDTPPPYNKQSKRKSTQNNPSALIGNLSTSGQEVVSFSDFAETILLATEKNELIEAISDVFIHALCVEHSITLEIILQLFLNYIASHIGQKGYQTSQKVFVNILQVYYYDLFDVNPLNTNQDIPTNNTPPQIDEDYDEGFSKGNSERDSESIANSIGDTNSAGSSSIDERRISGHCNRIVYDQLHDQQSPFKRNSKVSLLNIDEQQQNNSDDSEINSKGLKILFRMYMGRLKALSDLITDLQSADLEQQSLNEEFLSLRMECISYMIRHLQELRMQQQHHNHLGTNQNYHMLYYNQSLTGNGGRINDQKLTYVPFIPDYKLSGEKFEQHIKSYVRPIPCLLDRPQYLNRLSPFKRGDFSYPNKEEGETEVHFVGWHNELLTLTLKIQSLLASPKIEQEIIEEFIAFVQKTPNLLGIDSFLVIILPKHLAINYMLNFCPEYLWQYGKSNNFTPKQWESLFKKILGKKELLPNWKTYVTEILNNLVADLNFEELLQCFPSEVIQNRNIELWTKEFNTDCITTIDSNIGGLIFEQENNENTVPLTQTMTRDHLPMDNVDENNVFELTLRKAVSKQRSIALRSMIESTGKQLFDATSNPMYNL; translated from the exons ATGGTGAAAATACTGCAGGCTTATAATTTTGCCAAGCAAAATACATTTGCTTTGAACGGTGAAATATTGGCAGCAACATTAATTGATTCTAATCGCATTGCTATTAGTAGTGCTGAGcagtttatagaaatttatgacATTGTCGATAGACAACGCTTAGCTGAAGATCTGGATTCTGTTGGCACTGGTATAAATGAAAGCACAACTATAAATGATAGTAACAATACTACTGCATCAGCTACAATTAATGATGAAAAGCAACCCACTAAATACACATTGGCTACTGTGGGTGAAGTAGTTAATTTGATTTATTGTGAAGcag gaaaatatttgatAACATTGGAAAAGGAGAATGTTGGAAGTCCGGTGCATACAAATTCATCGAGCATTAGTTGCACCAGCAGTAGTAACAATACCACTGTATATTCCGAAGATGATACGAAAATGTTTGTGCGTATATatgcaaactttttaaaatttcctgaATCAAAATTAGCCGATTTACCCATTACCATACGTATTGCATCGATGACAACACCAAAAGCACAATTAGTTAAAAGCATTGACGTAATTGAATTACCACTACGTAGTCCACCAGATCTAATACAATGCTGTcag ACTTCCGGCAACATTATTGTTAGTAGCAAAGAACGTATCTATCTATACGAATATACACAATGCGTTCATGAGAGCACTCAACcaagatttaaatatattgattttttaccATTCAAATTCTTCGTAAATCTTAACTTTGTACCACTAAAATTGAATCTTGCTGAAAACGTGATTGCATGTATGAATAATCGTTATTGTGTGGCTTTTCGAGTGGTGGATGTTTTAGCTAGCAATGTCTGTACAGCTGGTGATGGAGGCGTGCACAATACCATGCCTTACACTTATGATATGGATGAGAACGCCGATATAGAAGTTGAAGATGTcatatcaaattctgagtcgagtATGGCCAGTAAAACCAGTGTGGGGCCTTCCAGTCATAGTCATAATAGTTTTGAAACAGATTCTTTGGAAACGACTGCTAGTGGACGCCCTTTAAATGGTTTTCCAGGTAGAACTCCCATTGATTTTAATGTAGCACGTATGGTCAACTCAGCTTGTGGTCGTGAGTTTGAAGTAGACTTGAAATCTCAGTGGGAGCAAAATGAAAGTGATATGGGTAATGGTCTTGCCAGTGGTAAATTTAATATAACTTGTGATACCCAAGAAATAATTATAATGCCGACAAAAGCAAATgagataaaaattaaacttgtcAATGAAGCAAAGGCTATGAATGTGCAG CGTATTTCGTCAAATGGTAAAATTATATCTGCTTATAATGAGGAAAGTATGGTTCAGTACGATATACGTAAATTACTgcaaatttgtatgaaaacttcTGAACCGGGTGGCGGTAGAGTTGTTGACATATTACGTTGTATGGATCTAAAAGCTATTTATCAGCGCAATGATAATGACTGTGATGATGTCGAGGATCCGGAATATGATATGGGAAACCAACAAATACCGGGTGCAATATCCACTTCCAAACATGTCAATCGACGAACTTTAAAGTCTAACAAACATCAGAGTTGTATTGGTTTTGCTTTATTAGTTGCGAGTAGTGTTGACGGCTATCTTTACCAGTTTTGTGCCCAGG GAAAGTGgtataatgaaaatgaaaaacctATTGCAATTTATTCCTTCACTGCACCAGTTCTACAAGTTCATATTAATGATTATGTTATCTACGCCGTAACTACTGAATCTGTCGAAACTCATACTTCAAGAATTGGCCACAAACTATTTAACAATCGCTTTGAGTATCCCTCTATAGCAGAATTATTTCCAGAAGAGTCTAGCCCTGATGTCAATGCTCCCATTGCTGTTGTAGGACTCTGTTCATTTATACATGTtcagtatgtatgtgtaaaccGCAATAATGTGGTGTTAATAAGCAATGGAGCTTTAAATTCTGCAAATGCTTCCAATTCAGGCGACAGCAACAGTACAGCCTTAAAGCGAAGAAGTACAGGTGAAGGCAAACGTAATATAGCAGCACGATTGATTGCTGAAGCCAAAGCTAAACACAACTTGTTGCGTAATAGTTATTCAAATCAACAATCTGTTACAAATGAATGGACTCTTTATAATCTAGAAGTGCCACCAGTAGAACAAGTAGTAGATGACTTAGAATCCATAGCCGAAACTTATCGATCTGCCAGTAGTTCCAATTTCTATGATCTTATGGAAGAAGCTCATGTCATGCTGAGAATGAGTACTTCCttgcaatttaataaattaaatgaagaaAGAGAATCTCAGTTACGTCGTAAGTTTATGACCAATTGTCGTAAGTTGGCTGATTTCTCTATAAGATCGAAAAAGAAGGAAATCCATATGCAAGCTTCAGGATTTTACAAAATGTGTAATTTGCAATTATCGGAAATTTACGAAaactatataaacaattttctatatattgatGAGGAAAGCGGTCAAGATTTGCAGAAACTTCCAACTCCAGGAGATGATACGACCATAGAACCTGAACAACTTCATGGACTCATTTACACAgtcaaattgtttttaatgagTTTAGGCACAGATCGCTTAAAGGCCTCATTTCTTAACCAATTGGTCAAGCCGTTCTTTACACCTAGTCGTGTTGTAAAGCAGGGATTCACTCAAGTGTCCCTTTCATTAGaatttcttaatttgtttataaaatattctccCGAAGATATATCACCTGTTATGCTTGGCTCTCCGGTTGTTGCTGATTCTATTAGTGgagaaattataaattatttaaaatttttggacaaTTT AAATCCCGATGACAACCTCTTGCTTGCTGTAACAGCTTGCCGCatgtcaaattatattttatcacAAGAAGTCATTTCTCGTACTAATCGTCATGATTTGGCTGTTGccttaattaaatataaaaatgttctgTTCGATGACACAACtgtattattccaaaaacaaaaacgtaaCAAAACTGATGATTACCCAAATAGTTTATCAAAAGACACTCCACCTCCTTACAATAAGCAAAGCAAACGTAAATCGACACAAAACAATCCAAGTGCATTAATAGGAAATTTATCAACATCTGGACAGGAAGTAGTTTCCTTTTCGGATTTCGCAGAAACTATTCTATTGGCAACAGAGAAGAATGAACTAATCGAGGCAATAAGTGATGTCTTCATACATGCTTTATGTGTCGAACATAGTATAACTTTGGAAATAATTCTACAATTGTTTCTCAATTATATTGCATCGCACATCGGTCAGAAGGGTTATCAAACTTCacaaaaagtatttgttaacattttgcaG gTATATTATTATGATCTATTTGATGTAAATCCTTTAAATACAAATCAAGACATTCCCACAAATAACACACCGCCACAAATTGATGAAGATTATGATGAAGGTTTCTCTAAAGGTAATAGTGAACGGGACAGTGAATCGATTGCAAATTCTATAGGTGACACAAATTCAGCTGGTAGTTCATCAATTGATGAAAGGCGCATATCTGGTCATTGCAATCGTATTGTTTATGATCAACTGCATGATCAGCAGTCCCCATTTAAACGCAATTCAAAAGTATCTCTTCTAAATATCgacgaacaacaacaaaataactctGATGATAGTGAAATCAATAGCAAGGGCTTGAAAATACTATTTCGCATGTATATGGGTCGTTTAAAGGCTTTAAGTGATTTGATAACTGATCTTCAGTCGGCCGATCTTGAACAGCAGTCATTAAATGAAGAGTTTTTAAGTTTACGTATGGAGTGCATATCATATATGATTCGCCACTTGCAAGAGTTACGCATGCAACAGCAGCATCATAATCATTTGGGTACAAATCAAAATTATCACATGTTGTATTACAATCAATCGTTGACAGGCAATGGAGGACGTATTAATGATCAGAAGTTGACATATGTTCCATTTATACCTGACTATAAGTTGAGTGGTGAGAAATTTGAGCAGCACATTAAATCGTACGTTCGACCTATACCATGTCTTTTGGATCGACCTCAATACTTAAACCGTTTGTCGCCATTTAAGCGTGGCGATTTTAGTTATCCTAACAAAGAAGAAGGAGAAACAGAAGTTCATTTTGTTGGTTGGCATAACGAACTgttaacattaacattaaaaattcag TCATTATTGGCATCGCCTAAAATTGAACAAGAAATCATTGAAGAGTTCATTGCGTTTGTACAAAAAACACCAAATCTTTTGGGTATCGATAGTTTCCTAGTAATTATTTTACCCAAACATTTAGCCATCAATTATATGCTAAACTTTTGTCCTGAATATTTATGGCAGTATGGCAAG TCTAATAATTTCACACCCAAACAATGGGAAtccttatttaagaaaattctgGGTAAAAAAGAACTTTTGCCAAATTGGAAGACTTATGTAACTG AAATCCTTAATAATTTGGTAGCGGATTTAAACTTTGAAGAACTTTTGCAATGCTTTCCTAGTGAGGTTATCCAAAATCGCAACATTGAACTATGGACTAAAGAATTTAATACGGATTGTATAACGACCATTGATTCGAACATTGGAGGTCTAATATTCgaacaagaaaataatgaaaacacaGTGCCATTAACACAGACTATGACTCGTGATCATTTACCTATGGATAATGTAgatgaaaataatgttttcGAACTTACTTTACGCAAAGCAGTCTCCAAACAACGTAGCATTGCTTTACGTTCCATGATAGAATCTACTGGAAAACAACTGTTCGATGCAACAAGTAATCCTATGTACAATCTTTAA